The Sphingomonas sp. So64.6b genome includes a region encoding these proteins:
- the trbK-alt gene encoding putative entry exclusion protein TrbK-alt — translation MDGKMLARLGAVVFVAVAITATAIEMNRKEEAPEAWPSGRITQAQADPLRDELIRCQFLGEAGPRDPACLRAWAENRNRFLAPGARPAERLPDMPPAPRDNATAQPNRTDQPAVEPATPIAPPQIDEAR, via the coding sequence ATGGACGGCAAGATGCTCGCCCGGCTTGGCGCCGTCGTGTTCGTGGCGGTCGCGATCACCGCGACCGCGATCGAGATGAACCGGAAAGAGGAAGCGCCCGAGGCGTGGCCTTCCGGCCGGATCACCCAGGCGCAGGCTGATCCGCTGCGCGATGAGTTGATCCGCTGCCAGTTCCTCGGCGAAGCCGGTCCGCGCGATCCGGCCTGCCTGCGCGCCTGGGCGGAGAACCGCAACCGCTTCCTCGCACCCGGCGCGCGACCTGCCGAGCGCCTACCGGACATGCCACCAGCGCCGCGGGACAATGCCACCGCCCAACCGAACCGCACCGATCAGCCGGCCGTCGAGCCCGCCACGCCGATCGCGCCACCGCAGATCGACGAAGCGAGATAA